One Pantoea eucalypti genomic region harbors:
- the fbaA gene encoding class II fructose-bisphosphate aldolase, which produces MSKIFDFVKPGVVTGDDVQKIFKVAKENKFALPAVNCVGTDSINAALEAAAKVKAPIIIQFSNGGAAFIAGKGFKTDKPQGAAIFGAIAGAHHVHLMAEQYGVPVVLHTDHCAKKLLPWIDGLLDAGEEYFQKNGKPLFSSHMIDLSEESLEENIEISSKYLARMAKLDMTLEIELGCTGGEEDGVDNSHMDASALYTQPEDVNYAYEKLNAISPRFTIAASFGNVHGVYKPGNVKLTPTILRDSQKFVCEKHGLPHNALDFVFHGGSGSSAAEIEESISYGVIKMNIDTDTQWATWDGILQYYKKNEGYLQSQLGNPEGDDKPNKKYYDPRVWLRSAQASMVVRLEQAFKELNAVDVL; this is translated from the coding sequence ATGTCTAAAATTTTTGATTTCGTAAAACCCGGCGTTGTCACTGGTGATGACGTACAGAAGATCTTCAAAGTTGCGAAAGAGAACAAATTCGCACTGCCAGCCGTGAACTGCGTCGGCACCGACTCCATCAATGCGGCACTGGAAGCGGCGGCGAAAGTGAAAGCGCCAATCATCATCCAGTTCTCTAACGGTGGTGCTGCATTTATCGCCGGTAAAGGCTTCAAGACTGACAAACCACAGGGCGCGGCAATCTTCGGTGCTATCGCCGGTGCACACCATGTTCACCTGATGGCAGAGCAGTATGGCGTGCCGGTTGTCCTGCACACTGACCACTGCGCGAAGAAACTGCTGCCGTGGATCGATGGTCTGCTGGACGCGGGCGAAGAGTACTTCCAGAAAAACGGTAAGCCACTGTTCTCTTCTCACATGATCGACCTGTCAGAAGAGTCACTGGAAGAGAACATCGAAATCAGCAGCAAGTATCTGGCGCGCATGGCGAAACTCGACATGACGCTGGAAATCGAACTGGGCTGCACCGGTGGTGAAGAAGATGGCGTGGATAACAGCCATATGGACGCATCTGCTCTCTACACCCAGCCAGAAGATGTGAACTACGCATACGAAAAACTGAATGCTATCAGCCCGCGCTTCACCATTGCGGCTTCATTCGGCAACGTACACGGCGTTTACAAGCCAGGTAACGTGAAACTGACCCCAACCATTCTGCGTGATTCGCAGAAATTCGTGTGTGAAAAACATGGCCTGCCGCACAACGCGCTGGACTTCGTTTTCCACGGCGGTTCAGGTTCTTCAGCTGCAGAAATCGAAGAGTCTATCAGCTACGGCGTGATCAAGATGAACATCGATACCGATACCCAATGGGCAACCTGGGACGGCATCCTGCAGTACTACAAAAAGAATGAAGGCTATCTGCAGTCGCAGCTGGGTAACCCGGAAGGCGACGACAAGCCAAACAAAAAATACTACGACCCACGCGTCTGGCTGCGTTCAGCCCAGGCCTCAATGGTCGTGCGTCTGGAGCAGGCTTTCAAAGAGCTCAACGCTGTCGACGTTCTGTAA
- a CDS encoding M48 family metallopeptidase: MKTKKMVLALGLTAMLSGCQGLDNNALMQSGAQAYQAYSLSDDQVKQLSDKSCEQMDKDNQLAPANSEYQQRLNKIAAALGDNINGVPANYKVYQTKDVNAWAMANGCIRVYSGLMDMMTDNEVEGVLGHEMGHVALGHTRKAMQLAYATTAARTAAASVGGVIGSLSQSQLGEMGEKLVNAQFSQTQESQADDYSYDLMKKRNINPEGLVTSFEKLAKLEQGRQSSMFDSHPASEARAEHIRERIAADAKK; the protein is encoded by the coding sequence ATGAAAACCAAAAAAATGGTGTTAGCACTTGGCCTGACAGCGATGCTCAGCGGCTGTCAGGGTTTAGACAATAATGCACTGATGCAATCTGGCGCGCAGGCCTATCAGGCTTATAGCCTGAGCGACGATCAGGTAAAGCAACTGAGCGATAAATCCTGTGAGCAGATGGACAAGGATAATCAGCTGGCGCCCGCTAACAGTGAGTATCAGCAGCGCCTGAATAAGATTGCAGCCGCGCTGGGCGATAATATCAATGGCGTTCCGGCGAACTATAAGGTTTATCAGACCAAAGATGTCAACGCCTGGGCGATGGCAAACGGCTGTATCCGCGTTTACAGCGGCCTGATGGATATGATGACTGACAATGAGGTGGAAGGCGTGCTGGGCCATGAGATGGGCCACGTTGCATTGGGTCATACGCGTAAAGCGATGCAGCTGGCGTATGCCACAACCGCCGCCCGCACGGCAGCCGCATCAGTTGGCGGCGTGATCGGTTCACTGTCTCAGTCGCAACTGGGTGAGATGGGTGAAAAACTGGTTAACGCACAGTTCTCCCAGACTCAGGAATCGCAGGCAGATGATTACTCCTACGATCTGATGAAGAAGCGCAACATTAATCCGGAAGGTCTGGTGACCAGCTTTGAGAAACTGGCGAAGCTGGAACAGGGACGTCAGAGCTCGATGTTTGACTCGCACCCCGCTTCTGAAGCGCGTGCCGAGCACATCCGTGAACGTATTGCGGCAGACGCGAAGAAGTAA
- the speB gene encoding agmatinase, with protein MYNTLGNQYDNSLVSNAFGFMRFPLNFQPYDSDAEWVITGVPFDAATSGRPGSRLGPGAIRQISTNLAWEGCRWPWDFDLRQRLNVVDCGDLVYAFGDSQDLSDKLQAHAEKLLASGKRMMTFGGDHYVTLPLLRAHAKHFGKMALVHFDAHTDTYSNGPTFDHGTMFFTAPKEGLIDPQHSVQIGIRTEFDRSLGFNVLDAAQVNDRSVDDILAEVKRTVGDLPIYLTFDIDCLDPAHAPGTGTPVIGGLTTDKATKLIRGLQGMNIVGMDLVEVAPGYDHADLTALAAATLALDMLHVQAANKG; from the coding sequence ATGTATAACACCCTTGGCAATCAGTATGACAACTCCCTGGTTTCTAACGCCTTTGGTTTCATGCGTTTTCCGCTGAATTTCCAGCCTTACGACAGCGACGCCGAGTGGGTTATCACTGGCGTGCCATTTGATGCTGCAACATCGGGCCGTCCGGGCAGCCGCCTGGGTCCGGGCGCGATTCGTCAGATCTCCACCAATCTGGCCTGGGAAGGCTGCCGCTGGCCGTGGGATTTCGACCTGCGTCAGCGTCTGAACGTGGTCGACTGTGGCGATCTGGTTTACGCCTTCGGTGATTCGCAGGATCTTTCCGACAAGTTGCAGGCTCACGCGGAAAAACTGCTGGCCAGTGGCAAGCGCATGATGACTTTTGGCGGCGATCACTACGTTACGCTGCCACTGCTGCGCGCCCATGCAAAACACTTCGGTAAGATGGCGCTGGTGCATTTCGATGCGCATACCGACACTTACTCCAACGGCCCGACCTTCGACCACGGCACTATGTTCTTTACCGCGCCGAAAGAAGGTCTGATCGATCCACAGCATTCTGTGCAGATCGGTATCCGCACCGAATTCGACAGGAGCCTTGGCTTCAACGTGCTGGATGCGGCGCAGGTCAACGACCGCAGCGTTGACGATATCCTCGCGGAAGTGAAACGCACCGTTGGTGATCTGCCGATCTATCTGACCTTCGACATCGACTGTCTGGATCCGGCGCATGCGCCTGGCACCGGCACGCCAGTGATTGGCGGCCTGACCACGGATAAAGCGACCAAGCTGATCCGTGGCCTGCAGGGCATGAACATTGTCGGCATGGATCTGGTGGAAGTGGCACCGGGATACGATCATGCTGATCTGACAGCACTGGCGGCGGCGACGCTGGCGCTGGATATGCTGCATGTTCAGGCTGCAAACAAAGGTTAA
- a CDS encoding YidB family protein yields the protein MGFLDELAGSLQGAQSDGHLPGQLQAVWHWVQEQGGIEVLLQKFQQGGLGEVFGSWIGTGANQPVEHSDIHSAFGQAELQSLADKLGTDVKGAAGTLAVILPQLIDKMSPQGHMDEASLHENKLDLGSMVDQIFKR from the coding sequence ATGGGCTTTCTTGATGAACTGGCGGGATCGCTACAGGGCGCGCAGAGTGATGGGCATTTGCCCGGACAACTTCAGGCGGTCTGGCACTGGGTGCAGGAGCAGGGCGGTATTGAAGTGCTGCTACAAAAATTCCAGCAGGGCGGGCTGGGCGAGGTGTTTGGTTCGTGGATCGGCACCGGGGCGAATCAGCCGGTAGAACACAGCGATATCCACTCTGCATTTGGTCAGGCTGAGCTACAGTCACTGGCGGATAAGCTGGGAACCGACGTTAAGGGCGCCGCGGGCACGCTGGCGGTTATTCTGCCGCAGCTGATCGACAAAATGTCACCTCAGGGGCATATGGATGAGGCGTCGCTGCACGAGAATAAACTCGATTTAGGTTCGATGGTGGATCAGATATTCAAACGTTAG
- the mscS gene encoding small-conductance mechanosensitive channel MscS: MQDTGMFDELNNAGNWIVRNQELLISYAVNIVAAIAIIFVGMIVARIISNTVNRLLCARHIDTTVADFLSALVRYGIIAFTLIAALGRIGVQTTSVIAILGAAGLAVGLALKDSLSNLAAGVLLVIFRHFRTGEFVDLGGIMGTVMNVQIFSTTLKSADGKRVVVPNGKILAGNIVNFSREPVRRNEFIIGVSYDADVDQVLTLLREVVEADERVLKDMGIQIGLNELAASSMNFVVRCWSNSGDLQNVYWDLMKNFKRTLDGKGIGIPYPQMDVHLHRVRPSDTPAPETQPQ, translated from the coding sequence ATGCAGGATACGGGTATGTTTGATGAGCTTAACAACGCAGGTAACTGGATAGTACGCAATCAGGAGCTGCTGATAAGCTATGCGGTGAACATTGTCGCAGCTATTGCGATTATCTTTGTGGGTATGATTGTTGCACGCATCATCTCCAACACCGTTAATCGTCTGCTGTGCGCACGTCATATTGATACGACCGTTGCTGACTTTTTGTCGGCGCTGGTGCGCTACGGCATTATCGCCTTCACACTTATCGCGGCGCTGGGTCGCATTGGCGTACAGACCACCTCGGTTATTGCCATCCTCGGTGCGGCCGGTCTGGCTGTGGGTCTGGCCTTAAAAGATTCACTGTCAAACCTGGCTGCCGGCGTACTGCTGGTGATCTTCCGCCACTTCCGCACCGGTGAGTTTGTGGATCTGGGTGGCATCATGGGCACAGTCATGAACGTGCAGATCTTCTCTACGACGCTCAAGTCAGCGGATGGCAAGCGCGTGGTGGTGCCGAACGGTAAAATCCTTGCCGGAAACATCGTTAACTTTTCCCGTGAGCCGGTACGCCGCAATGAATTTATTATCGGCGTCTCCTACGATGCCGATGTGGATCAGGTTCTGACGCTGCTGCGGGAAGTCGTTGAAGCAGATGAACGTGTACTAAAAGATATGGGTATCCAGATTGGGCTTAATGAGTTAGCCGCATCCTCAATGAATTTTGTCGTGCGCTGCTGGAGCAACAGTGGAGACCTGCAAAACGTCTACTGGGATCTGATGAAGAACTTCAAGCGTACGCTGGATGGCAAAGGAATTGGTATTCCTTATCCGCAGATGGATGTGCATCTGCACCGCGTCAGACCGTCAGATACACCTGCACCAGAGACACAGCCGCAGTAA
- the epd gene encoding erythrose-4-phosphate dehydrogenase — protein MTVRIAINGFGRIGRNVLRALYETGRRAEITVVAINELAEATGMAHLLKYDTSHGRFAFDVRQERDVMWVGGDTLRILHRADIADLPWRELDVDVVLDCTGVYGSRADGEAHLQAGAKKVLFSHPGGNDLDATVVFGVNQQDLTASDRIVSNASCTTNCIIPVIKLLDDAFGIESGTVTTIHSAMHDQQVIDAYHSDLRRTRAASQSIIPVDTRLAAGITRIFPKFNDRFEAIAVRVPTINVTAIDLSVSVHNAVTACDVNTLLRSAAEGAFRGIVDYTELPLVSVDFNHDPHSAIVDGTQTRVSGQHLIKTLVWCDNEWGFANRMLDTTLAMATSGFR, from the coding sequence ATGACGGTACGGATAGCGATAAATGGTTTTGGCCGGATTGGACGCAATGTCCTGCGCGCGCTCTATGAAACGGGCCGACGTGCAGAGATTACCGTGGTCGCGATTAATGAGCTGGCTGAAGCCACCGGTATGGCGCACCTGCTGAAATACGATACCAGCCATGGCCGTTTTGCTTTCGACGTTCGTCAGGAGCGCGATGTTATGTGGGTGGGTGGCGATACCCTGCGCATTTTGCACCGTGCAGACATAGCCGATTTGCCGTGGCGTGAACTCGATGTGGATGTGGTGCTGGACTGTACCGGCGTCTATGGCTCACGGGCTGATGGCGAAGCCCATCTGCAGGCGGGTGCCAAAAAAGTGCTGTTCTCTCATCCTGGCGGAAACGATCTCGACGCGACTGTCGTGTTCGGTGTTAACCAGCAGGATCTCACCGCCAGCGATCGCATCGTCTCCAATGCGTCCTGCACCACAAACTGCATTATTCCGGTCATTAAACTGCTGGATGATGCGTTTGGTATCGAATCCGGCACCGTCACGACGATCCACTCGGCGATGCACGATCAGCAGGTGATCGACGCCTATCACAGCGATCTGCGCCGGACCCGCGCGGCCAGTCAGTCCATCATTCCAGTGGATACGCGTCTGGCGGCAGGCATCACCCGTATTTTTCCGAAATTCAACGATCGCTTTGAGGCGATAGCCGTTCGCGTCCCGACGATTAACGTGACGGCCATTGATCTCAGTGTTTCTGTGCATAACGCGGTAACGGCATGTGACGTTAACACCTTGTTGCGAAGCGCGGCAGAAGGGGCATTTCGTGGTATAGTTGACTACACGGAATTACCGTTAGTCTCAGTAGATTTTAACCATGATCCGCACAGTGCCATTGTGGACGGAACACAAACGCGGGTCAGCGGTCAACACCTTATCAAGACACTGGTCTGGTGTGACAATGAATGGGGCTTTGCTAACCGAATGCTCGACACGACGTTAGCGATGGCCACAAGCGGTTTCAGGTAA
- the pgk gene encoding phosphoglycerate kinase yields MSVIKMTDLDLAGKRVLIRADLNVPVKEGKVTSDARIRASLPTIEAALKQGAKVMVTSHLGRPTEGEYNEEFSLLPVVNYLKEKLSGTTVTLAKDYLDGVEVGAGELVVLENVRFNKGEKKDDEALSKKYAALCDVFVMDAFGTAHRAQASTHGVGKFAPIACAGPLLSAELEALGKVMSNPERPLVAVVGGSKVSTKFDVLQSLVKIADTVIVGGGIANTFVAIDNNVGKSLYEPDFVEAAKGLRDQHGIPVPTDSRVGTEFSETAPATVKKVSEVADNEEIMDFGDETAQAMAAILKEAKTILWNGPVGVFEFPNFRKGTEIVANAIADSDAFSVAGGGDTLAAIDLFGIEDKISYISTGGGAFLEFVEGKKLPAVAMLEERAKQ; encoded by the coding sequence ATGTCTGTAATTAAGATGACCGATCTGGATCTGGCTGGTAAACGCGTTCTGATCCGTGCCGATCTGAACGTACCAGTTAAAGAAGGTAAAGTGACGTCTGATGCACGTATCCGTGCTTCTCTGCCAACCATTGAAGCGGCGTTGAAACAGGGCGCGAAAGTAATGGTTACCTCTCACCTGGGTCGTCCGACCGAAGGTGAATACAACGAAGAGTTCTCGCTGCTGCCGGTAGTTAACTACCTGAAAGAGAAGCTGAGCGGCACCACTGTGACCCTGGCAAAAGATTACCTCGATGGCGTTGAAGTGGGCGCTGGCGAACTGGTTGTGCTGGAAAACGTTCGCTTTAACAAAGGCGAAAAGAAAGATGACGAAGCGCTGTCTAAAAAATATGCCGCCCTGTGCGACGTATTTGTGATGGACGCGTTTGGTACTGCGCACCGCGCGCAGGCTTCTACCCACGGCGTTGGCAAATTTGCCCCTATCGCCTGTGCCGGTCCGCTGCTTTCTGCAGAACTGGAAGCGCTGGGTAAGGTCATGAGCAACCCTGAGCGTCCGCTGGTGGCTGTTGTTGGTGGTTCTAAAGTCTCTACCAAATTTGATGTGCTGCAGTCTCTGGTCAAAATCGCGGACACCGTGATTGTCGGCGGCGGCATTGCGAACACCTTCGTGGCTATCGACAACAATGTCGGCAAGTCACTGTATGAACCCGACTTCGTTGAAGCGGCTAAAGGCCTGCGCGATCAGCACGGTATCCCGGTTCCAACTGACTCTCGCGTCGGCACAGAATTCTCTGAAACTGCGCCAGCGACCGTGAAAAAGGTTTCGGAAGTAGCAGATAACGAAGAGATTATGGACTTCGGTGATGAAACCGCTCAGGCCATGGCTGCCATACTGAAAGAGGCTAAAACCATCCTGTGGAATGGCCCGGTGGGCGTGTTTGAGTTCCCTAACTTCCGTAAAGGCACCGAGATCGTGGCTAACGCGATTGCAGACAGTGATGCCTTCTCTGTTGCAGGCGGCGGCGATACCTTAGCGGCTATCGACCTGTTCGGCATTGAAGACAAAATTTCCTACATCTCTACCGGCGGTGGTGCGTTCCTGGAGTTCGTGGAAGGCAAAAAACTGCCAGCAGTTGCCATGCTGGAAGAGCGTGCGAAGCAGTAA
- the tkt gene encoding transketolase has protein sequence MPSRKELANAIRALSMDAVQKAKSGHPGAPMGMADIAEVLWRGYLNHNPTNPLWADRDRFVLSNGHGSMLIYSLLHLTGYDLPLSELENFRQLHSKTPGHPEYGYTVGVETTTGPLGQGIANAVGFAIAERTLAAQFNRPGHDIVDHNTYVFMGDGCMMEGISHEVCSLAGTLKLGKLVAFYDDNGISIDGHIDGWFTDDTAKRFEAYGWHVVRGVDGHDADAIAKAIDEAKSVSDKPSLLMCKTVIGFGSPNKAGTHDSHGAPLGDDEVALTRKQLGWNHAPFVIPSDIYAEWDAKEAGQAKEAAWDEKFAAYAQAHPELAAEFKRRVSNELPANWQEESQKFVEQLQANPAKIASRKASQNAIEAFGKILPEYLGGSADLAPSNLTIWSGSKPINEDAAGNYIHYGVREFGMTAIANGLALHGGFLPYTATFLMFVEYARNAARMAALMKIRQIMVYTHDSIGLGQDGPTHQPVEQMASLRTTPNMSLWRPCDQVESAVAWKYAIERQDGPTALIFSRQNLAQQERDAAQLANVARGGYVLKDCDGTPELILIATGSEVELAVGAWDKLTSEGRKVRVVSMPSTDAFDKQSDEYRESVLPKAVSARVAIEAGIADYWFKYTGLNGAIVGMTSFGESAPADQLFELFGFTVDNVVAKAKALLA, from the coding sequence ATGCCCTCTCGTAAAGAGCTTGCCAACGCCATTCGTGCGTTAAGTATGGATGCAGTACAGAAAGCGAAATCGGGACATCCGGGTGCCCCAATGGGCATGGCGGACATCGCTGAAGTACTCTGGCGCGGCTACCTGAACCACAACCCGACCAACCCGCTGTGGGCCGACCGCGACCGTTTCGTCCTCTCTAACGGTCACGGCTCAATGCTGATCTACAGCCTGCTGCACCTGACCGGCTACGATCTGCCACTGAGCGAACTGGAAAACTTCCGCCAGCTGCACTCAAAAACTCCAGGTCACCCTGAATATGGCTACACCGTGGGCGTTGAAACCACCACCGGTCCGCTGGGGCAGGGTATCGCCAACGCCGTCGGCTTCGCCATTGCTGAACGCACACTGGCCGCGCAGTTTAACCGTCCGGGTCATGACATCGTAGACCACAACACCTATGTCTTCATGGGTGATGGTTGCATGATGGAAGGTATTTCTCACGAAGTCTGCTCACTGGCGGGTACGCTGAAGCTGGGCAAACTGGTTGCCTTCTATGATGACAACGGTATTTCCATCGATGGTCACATTGATGGCTGGTTCACTGATGACACCGCTAAGCGCTTTGAAGCGTACGGCTGGCATGTCGTGCGCGGCGTAGACGGCCATGATGCAGATGCGATTGCTAAAGCGATCGACGAAGCGAAGAGCGTCAGCGACAAGCCTTCACTGCTGATGTGCAAAACCGTTATCGGCTTCGGTTCACCGAACAAAGCGGGCACCCATGATTCACACGGCGCGCCGCTGGGTGATGACGAAGTGGCACTGACCCGCAAACAGCTGGGCTGGAACCACGCACCGTTCGTTATTCCTTCAGACATCTACGCTGAGTGGGACGCAAAAGAAGCGGGCCAGGCGAAAGAAGCGGCATGGGATGAGAAATTCGCTGCGTATGCGCAGGCCCATCCTGAGCTGGCTGCTGAATTTAAACGTCGCGTGAGCAACGAACTGCCAGCTAACTGGCAGGAAGAGTCTCAGAAGTTCGTTGAACAGCTGCAGGCGAACCCGGCGAAGATCGCCAGCCGTAAAGCGTCACAGAATGCTATCGAAGCCTTTGGTAAAATTCTGCCGGAATACCTGGGCGGCTCAGCTGACCTGGCGCCGAGCAACCTGACTATCTGGTCTGGTTCTAAGCCAATCAACGAAGATGCTGCGGGTAACTACATCCATTACGGCGTGCGTGAATTCGGTATGACCGCTATCGCTAATGGTCTGGCACTGCATGGCGGCTTCCTGCCATACACCGCTACCTTCCTGATGTTCGTTGAGTATGCGCGTAACGCAGCGCGTATGGCGGCACTGATGAAGATCCGTCAGATCATGGTCTACACTCACGACTCAATCGGTCTGGGTCAAGATGGCCCGACGCATCAGCCGGTTGAGCAGATGGCGAGCCTGCGCACCACACCAAACATGAGCCTGTGGCGTCCATGTGACCAGGTAGAATCTGCGGTGGCGTGGAAATATGCTATCGAACGTCAGGATGGCCCAACGGCACTGATCTTCTCCCGTCAGAACCTGGCGCAGCAGGAACGTGATGCTGCACAGCTGGCTAACGTGGCGCGCGGTGGTTACGTGCTGAAAGATTGCGACGGCACCCCTGAGCTGATCCTGATCGCAACCGGTTCAGAAGTTGAACTGGCTGTCGGTGCCTGGGACAAACTCACCAGCGAAGGCCGCAAAGTGCGCGTGGTCTCGATGCCGTCAACCGATGCTTTCGACAAGCAGAGCGATGAATACCGTGAATCTGTGCTGCCGAAAGCCGTCAGCGCTCGCGTTGCTATTGAAGCGGGCATCGCTGATTACTGGTTCAAATACACGGGCCTGAATGGCGCTATCGTGGGTATGACCAGCTTCGGTGAATCTGCACCTGCAGATCAGCTGTTCGAGCTGTTTGGCTTTACCGTTGACAACGTCGTCGCGAAAGCGAAAGCGCTGCTGGCGTAA
- a CDS encoding oxidative stress defense protein produces MKLKALALAAIMSAGALPGVHADELPNGPHVVTSGKATVDARPDIATLSIVVNVSSKDAADAKKQADSRVAQYFDFLQKNGIEKKDIDAANLSTQPEYDYTKEGKSVLKGYRAVRQVQVTLRQLDKLNDLLDGALKSGLNEVRSVELGVANPESYKEQARKAAIKNATQQASQLAEGFNAKLGSIYSIRYQVANYQPMPMNRMYKAAAAADTSAQETYDQQSINFDDQVDVVFEIKPNAAQ; encoded by the coding sequence ATGAAACTGAAAGCATTGGCTCTGGCCGCAATCATGAGCGCCGGGGCATTGCCTGGCGTACACGCTGATGAGTTACCGAACGGACCGCACGTGGTGACCTCAGGCAAGGCAACGGTCGATGCTCGTCCCGATATCGCGACCCTCTCTATCGTTGTGAACGTGTCATCGAAAGATGCCGCAGATGCGAAAAAACAGGCAGATAGCCGGGTTGCGCAATATTTCGATTTTCTGCAGAAGAATGGCATCGAGAAAAAAGATATCGATGCGGCTAACCTGAGCACGCAGCCAGAGTATGACTACACCAAAGAGGGTAAATCCGTACTGAAAGGCTATCGTGCTGTGCGTCAGGTACAGGTCACCCTGCGTCAGCTGGACAAGCTGAATGATCTGCTGGACGGAGCACTGAAATCCGGTCTGAATGAGGTGCGTAGCGTCGAGTTAGGCGTGGCAAACCCGGAAAGCTATAAAGAGCAGGCGCGTAAAGCGGCGATTAAAAACGCCACTCAGCAGGCATCGCAACTGGCTGAAGGCTTTAACGCGAAGCTGGGATCGATCTACAGCATCCGTTATCAGGTCGCCAACTATCAGCCAATGCCGATGAACCGCATGTACAAAGCGGCGGCAGCGGCAGATACCTCGGCGCAGGAGACTTATGACCAGCAGAGCATCAACTTTGACGATCAGGTTGATGTAGTGTTTGAGATTAAGCCCAACGCGGCACAATAA
- a CDS encoding LysR family transcriptional regulator ArgP: MKRPDYRTLQALDSVIRERGFERAAQKLCITQSAVSQRIKQLENLFGQPLLVRTVPPRPTEQGQKLLALLHQVELLEEEWLGDENSGTTPLLLSLAVNADSLATWLLPALKDVLADSPVRLNLQVEDETRTQERLRRGEVVGAVSIQPQPLPSCLVDQLGALDYLFVASRDFAERFFPNGVTRSALLKAPAVAFDHLDDMHQAFLQQNFDLSPGSVPCHIVNSSEAFVQMARQGSTCCMIPHLQIERELASGELIDLTPGLYQRRMLYWHRFAPESRLMRRVTDALIAHGHRVLRQNDVAA, encoded by the coding sequence ATGAAACGCCCGGATTATCGAACGCTTCAGGCGCTGGATTCAGTGATCCGCGAACGCGGATTTGAGCGTGCCGCACAAAAATTGTGTATCACTCAGTCTGCAGTTTCACAGCGAATCAAGCAGCTGGAGAACCTGTTTGGTCAGCCGCTGCTGGTGCGCACTGTGCCGCCGCGCCCGACCGAACAGGGCCAAAAACTACTGGCGTTACTGCATCAGGTGGAATTGCTGGAAGAGGAGTGGCTGGGCGATGAGAACAGTGGCACCACGCCGCTGCTGCTGTCGCTGGCGGTCAACGCCGACAGTCTGGCGACCTGGTTGCTGCCTGCGCTAAAAGATGTGCTGGCTGACTCCCCCGTTCGCCTGAATCTGCAGGTTGAAGATGAAACACGCACTCAGGAGCGTCTGCGTCGGGGTGAAGTGGTGGGTGCGGTGAGTATTCAGCCGCAGCCGCTGCCGAGTTGCCTGGTGGATCAGCTGGGTGCGCTCGACTACCTGTTTGTGGCGTCACGCGACTTTGCTGAACGCTTCTTTCCAAACGGCGTTACCCGCTCTGCCCTGCTGAAAGCGCCTGCCGTGGCTTTTGATCATCTTGATGATATGCACCAGGCTTTCCTGCAGCAGAACTTTGACCTTTCACCTGGCAGTGTGCCCTGCCACATTGTGAACTCGTCTGAAGCCTTTGTGCAGATGGCCCGACAGGGATCGACCTGCTGTATGATTCCACATCTTCAGATTGAACGTGAGCTGGCGAGCGGTGAGTTAATCGATTTGACGCCGGGATTGTATCAGCGCCGGATGCTCTACTGGCATCGGTTTGCGCCTGAAAGCCGGTTAATGCGTCGGGTGACCGATGCGCTGATTGCGCATGGACATCGGGTGCTGCGTCAGAATGACGTCGCGGCCTGA
- the argO gene encoding arginine exporter ArgO: MISLYFQGLALGAALILPLGPQNAFVMNQGVKRQYHLMTAALCSLSDILLICGGIFGGSALLSQSPLLLMVITWAGVAFLLWYGWGALRSAFRGNADLADGEPLKQSRGRIIATLLAVTWLNPHVYLDTFVVLGSLGGQLPSTTARQWFALGTVSASILWFFGLALLAAWLSPRLRTAKAQRVINLLVGAVMWFIALQLARQGIAGF, from the coding sequence GTGATATCTCTCTACTTTCAGGGGCTTGCCCTGGGCGCTGCGCTGATCCTGCCATTGGGGCCACAAAACGCATTTGTGATGAATCAGGGCGTGAAACGTCAGTATCATCTGATGACGGCGGCACTCTGCTCACTGAGCGATATTCTGCTGATATGCGGCGGCATCTTTGGCGGCAGCGCCCTGCTAAGCCAGTCTCCGCTGCTGCTGATGGTCATCACCTGGGCAGGCGTAGCCTTTCTGCTCTGGTATGGCTGGGGTGCGCTGCGAAGCGCTTTTCGTGGCAACGCCGATCTGGCGGATGGCGAGCCACTGAAGCAGAGCAGGGGACGCATTATCGCAACATTGCTGGCGGTAACCTGGCTCAATCCGCACGTCTATCTCGACACTTTTGTGGTGCTGGGCAGTCTTGGCGGCCAGTTGCCCAGCACCACGGCGCGTCAGTGGTTCGCGCTGGGCACCGTCAGCGCGTCGATCCTGTGGTTTTTCGGCCTGGCGCTGCTGGCCGCGTGGCTGTCACCGCGCCTGCGCACCGCGAAAGCACAGCGTGTGATTAACCTGCTGGTCGGCGCGGTAATGTGGTTTATCGCCCTGCAACTGGCGCGTCAGGGTATTGCCGGTTTTTGA